The Desulfonatronospira thiodismutans ASO3-1 DNA segment AATTTACCTGATTCGCGAATATTTTCACATTGTGCCGTCTGTCTTTATCCAGCACTTGAGTCCTTAGACTTAAGCTCCTTTGCATGATCCATAACTCTTGATTTCTGCCCCCAAACCTTAACCCATGCCCCTGTTCTCAAACACCCTCCTCTTTTTCCCCTCCGGCTTCTGACCTTTTTCATCAGAACCGTTCATATTTATCTCCCCTCTTATCACCGCCCCTTCTTCAACCATGAGGGAAGGAGTATGGATGGTCCCGTTGATATTGGCCTGTTTGTAAAGGGTAACCTTTGTCAGGGCCTTGACGTCCCCTTCCAGGGCACCGCTGAGCACCAGCTGCCCGACCCTTACGGTTCCCTTGACCACGGCATCCTGACCAACAATGAGCGTGCCCTCGGAATCTATCTCACCCTCGAACTCCCCGTCCACCCTGACCGTACCCTTGAACGCCAGCTTGCCCTTGTATGCAGTGCCGGCCCCCATAAAAGCATTTATTTCGTCCTTACCCATCTTTACTCCTTTACCCTTGAATTTGAAAATACCCAGCATAGTTTTCAGCTCTTAAACATGTAGCGACGCATGGAAACATTGAGCACCAGTCCCACCATGATAAAATTAACCAGGGCCGAGGTACCCCCGTAGCTTATAAAGGGCATGGGTATGCCCACCACCGGCAGCATTCCCAGCACCATTCCCATATTGACCATTATCTGCAGAAAAAAATAAAAAAACACTCCGACACACAGAAGAGAGCCGAACCTGTCCTTGGCCTGCTGAGAGGTTGACAGCACCTGGTATAAAAACACACAGAAAACCAGAAGAAGTATCAGGGCCCCGAGAAAGCCCCATTCCTCGCTGAAAACCGAAAAAGCAAAATCTGTGTGTTTTTCAGGCAAAAACCTGAGCTGGCTCTGGGTCCCTTCCATGAAGCCCTTGCCCCAGAACCCGCCTGAGCCGACAGCAATCTGGGACTGAATGACATGATAGCCCGAGCCCAGAGGATCCTGGGCGGGATTCAAAAAACTGAGCAGTCTGGTTTTCTGGTAATCGTGCAGCATGAACCAGAACAGGGGGGCGATCATGGGCAGGAGCACCAGAAGAGCCTTGACCAGCTTCCTGTCTATGCCCTGATAAACAACAATGCCGGCCAGAAGGAAAAGTATGACCAGGGCCGAGCCCAGGTCCGGCTGCCTGGCCACCATTATTACCGGTATGATGATAATGATAAGTACCTTGAGCAGATCCTTGAGTTGTAGGGGATGTTCATCCCTGGACAGGATATGGGCAGTGAGGATCAGGGCACCGAGTTTCACCAGTTCACTGGGCTGAAAGCTGACAAAGCCCAGGTGCAGCCACCTCTGGGCACCGTAAATGGAGACCCCCCAGAAAAAAACACAGGCCAGCAGAATCAATGATACTGCGTAAATATACCAGGACATGACCTTGAGGTGCCTGTAGTCGAAGGACATGACCACAAGCATGGCCAGAAAGCCCGCCCCTCCCCATACAAGCTGTCTGCTGTAGAAATTGTTCAGGGTTGTTCCCTCGCCCATTCTGAAGGCGCTGGCGGAATAGAGATTGAGAACCCCGGCGGCGAAAAGCAAAGCCACCATAGCCAGTATATACCAGTTTATATGCAGAACCAGCTGTCTGTCGATCATGGAAGGTCCTCTTGTGCTGCCTTCTCGGAACTGAAGAGATAGTCATAGATGGACTTGACCACCGGGCCGGCTGCACCGGAACCGGATCCGCCGTGCTCAACCAGGGTGGCCACTGCGTAATTCTCATCTCCCTTTCTGGCAGTACTGATCATCCAGCCGTGATGCCTGAACCAGTAGTCAACCGCCTCGAGTTCGTCATCTTCATGTTCAGGCATCAGCCTGACCACCTGAGCCGTA contains these protein-coding regions:
- the rodA gene encoding rod shape-determining protein RodA produces the protein MIDRQLVLHINWYILAMVALLFAAGVLNLYSASAFRMGEGTTLNNFYSRQLVWGGAGFLAMLVVMSFDYRHLKVMSWYIYAVSLILLACVFFWGVSIYGAQRWLHLGFVSFQPSELVKLGALILTAHILSRDEHPLQLKDLLKVLIIIIIPVIMVARQPDLGSALVILFLLAGIVVYQGIDRKLVKALLVLLPMIAPLFWFMLHDYQKTRLLSFLNPAQDPLGSGYHVIQSQIAVGSGGFWGKGFMEGTQSQLRFLPEKHTDFAFSVFSEEWGFLGALILLLVFCVFLYQVLSTSQQAKDRFGSLLCVGVFFYFFLQIMVNMGMVLGMLPVVGIPMPFISYGGTSALVNFIMVGLVLNVSMRRYMFKS
- a CDS encoding bactofilin family protein; translation: MGKDEINAFMGAGTAYKGKLAFKGTVRVDGEFEGEIDSEGTLIVGQDAVVKGTVRVGQLVLSGALEGDVKALTKVTLYKQANINGTIHTPSLMVEEGAVIRGEINMNGSDEKGQKPEGKKRRVFENRGMG